In Siniperca chuatsi isolate FFG_IHB_CAS linkage group LG20, ASM2008510v1, whole genome shotgun sequence, the following proteins share a genomic window:
- the arg1 gene encoding arginase-1, translated as MKSARTLRQLVAASTRSLHQHRGPSVGLVGAPFSKGQPREGVERGPDLIRAAGLLQKLQDQGCAVKDYGNLTFEEVADDEPVGNVKRPRAVGKANQRLSKAVQAVKMDGHTSVMLGGDHSLAIGSIHGHSAAVGELSIVWVDAHADINTPLTSSTGNLHGQPMSFLLHELQSKIPDLPNFSWIKPCVWARDLVYIGLRDVDPGEHYILKLLGVKVFSMTEVDQLGIGRVMEETCDYISAKKKPIHLSYDVDAIDPSVTPATGTPVVGGLTYRDGAYITEQICQTGLLSAVDMVEVNPLRVQTDEGIQSTVSTAVDLLLGCFGRLREGNHPKDYRLPEP; from the exons ATGAAGAGCGCGAGGACCCTGCGGCAGCTCGTGGCCGCGTCCACACGGAGTCTTCATCAGCATCGCGGGCCGTCAGTGGGGCTCGTCGGAGCACCTTTCTCCAAGGGACAG cctCGAGAGGGAGTGGAGAGAGGCCCGGACCTGATCAGGGCTGCAGGACTGCTGCAGAAACTGCAGGACCAag GCTGTGCAGTGAAGGATTATGGGAACCTGACGTTCGAGGAAGTGGCGGACGATGAGCCGGTGGGTAATGTGAAACGTCCGCGGGCGGTGGGCAAAGCCAACCAGAGGCTGTCAAAGGCAGTGCAGGCTGTGAAGATGGACGGACACACCTCAGTGATGCTGGGTGGAGAccacag TCTGGCGATTGGTTCGATCCACGGTCACTCTGCGGCGGTCGGGGAGCTGAGCATCGTGTGGGTCGACGCCCACGCCGACATCAACACACCGCTGACCTCGTCCACCGGAAACCTCCACGGGCAGCCCATGTCTTTCCTGCTCCACGAGCTGCAGTCAAAG ATTCCTGACTTGCCAAACTTCTCCTGGATCAAGCCGTGTGTGTGGGCCAGAGATCTCGTCTACATCGGTCTGAGGGACGTGGATCCAGGGGAGCA TTACATCCTGAAGCTGCTGGGTGTGAAGGTGTTTTCCATGACGGAGGTGGATCAACTCGGTATAGGCAGAGTCATGGAGGAGACGTGTGACTACATCTCTGCCAA GAAGAAACCGATCCACCTCAGCTACGATGTCGATGCCATCGATCCCTCTGTTACCCCGGCAACTGGGACACCTGTAGTCGGAGGGCTCACCTACAGAGATGGCGCCTACATCACTGAACAAATCTGTCAGACTG GTCTTCTGTCGGCGGTGGACATGGTGGAGGTGAATCCTCTGAGGGTTCAGACCGACGAGGGCATCCAGTCCACAGTCAGCACGGCGGTGGACCTGTTGCTCGGCTGTTTCGGACGCCTCCGTGAGGGAAACCACCCAAAGGATTACCGCCTGCCCGAGCCTTGA